One stretch of Heptranchias perlo isolate sHepPer1 chromosome 29, sHepPer1.hap1, whole genome shotgun sequence DNA includes these proteins:
- the ticam1 gene encoding TIR domain-containing adapter molecule 1, whose product MAEDCDRTPSFDDLFDILSGIPEERLRSLWYKFNPENSRASKAHQLAHRLLYSIVSFFLKKKDEVERIARSVSSDAPANRSALYVFNKIQGSDGVALGKRGAAETPNEEFAEEDGSVLTDLARILMVLVEENLCGPSVRDRACRAAIKVFKSNSQDRSMELRELIEEFSLQCGSLDFEDEENAEVSALKSIEEPSPSMRSTIACRTNPMTIPIQKPTESLNTSEITMPSHFEISASPTASFISSSCQDNLNSSIANPEECGVNTANSTNVSLNNYNNAVLNLPSACCVEERKVTDSTRAQHGEQEGALSVCPTKSSSRAKVNETRPTECTGNTKGGLVVTSKSKLSGDQGTRNGEHTNSISHNPSLGMRGNQTNCSATTSLGKFSPSGVPSEIPFALSATLSLEESFENKFYPFVVLHASEDVEIAESVRVRLESLGVVGGATFCGDFSIPGQSPIKCIEDAINNSAFTILLLTNNFKTRWADYETNMVLMHSINNEHKYNTVIPLLPKEDWLRENEIPFALNVIHGLDENSKYFERYVKKTFRKCVLEKHKKVWLSEQCQKQTQEKIKQVERDVQRAQEAVSARNEYMQLCNQLALMQQRYQFFQLSPTTPPHPGSAAVNGQAQPMLNPPLYPGFGFSGVYPPGFNYPLPPGFDYPLPPMLPNQQNCNPHPAFCQFMQPPFQPLNPGNSQVGQNVTVSSSAQQQGQGPNIIQIQHATNVQIGDSNQMTITESTESSESTDGEEEEDGDHN is encoded by the coding sequence ATGGCAGAAGATTGTGATCGCACTCCATCCTTCGATGATTTGTTTGACATTTTGTCCGGAATCCCAGAGGAAAGACTGCGCAGTCTGTGGTATAAGTTTAATCCTGAAAACTCGAGAGCTTCAAAAGCTCATCAACTCGCTCATCGACTCCTTTATAGCATCGTATCGTTCTTCTTGAAAAAGAAAGACGAGGTTGAGAGAATAGCACGGTCGGTGTCAAGTGATGCACCGGCTAACAGATCCGCTTTGTACGTTTTCAACAAAATTCAAGGTTCAGACGGTGTTGCGTTGGGAAAACGGGGAGCAGCTGAAACACCAAATGAAGAGTTCGCTGAAGAAGATGGCAGTGTTCTCACAGACCTGGCTCGGATACTCATGGTTCTTGTGGAGGAAAATCTATGTGGCCCCTCCGTGAGGGACCGAGCATGTCGAGCTGCCATCAAGGTGTTCAAGTCCAACAGTCAAGACCGCAGTATGGAACTTCGAGAACTTATTGAAGAATTTAGCTTGCAGTGTGGTTCTCTGGATTTTGAAGATGAGGAAAATGCTGAAGTATCAGCTTTGAAGTCAATTGAAGAGCCAAGCCCGAGTATGAGATCAACTATTGCATGTAGAACCAATCCGATGACCATCCCAATTCAAAAACCGACTGAGTCACTTAATACTTCAGAAATTACAATGCCCAGTCATTTTGAAATCAGTGCATCTCCTACTGCATCATTCATTTCCAGTTCATGTCAAGACAACTTAAACTCCTCAATAGCAAACCCTGAAGAGTGTGGAGTTAACACTGCTAATTCTACCAATGTGTCTTTGAATAATTATAATAATGCTGTATTGAATCTACCTTCTGCCTGCTGTGTAGAGGAGCGGAAGGTGACCGATAGCACGAGGGCTCAGCATGGGGAACAGGAGGGTGCACTCTCAGTTTGTCCAACAAAAAGCTCATCAAGAGCCAAAGTGAACGAAACGAGACCAACTGAATGTACTGGGAATACAAAAGGTGGTCTGGTAGTTACTTCAAAGTCAAAATTGTCGGGGGACCAGGGGACAAGGAATGGAGAACATACCAATTCCATTTCACACAATCCTTCACTGGGAATGAGAGGTAACCAGACTAACTGTTCTGCAACCACATCACTTGGTAAATTCAGCCCTTCCGGAGTTCCCTCTGAGATCCCTTTTGCACTGAGCGCTACCCTTAGTCTGGAGGAGAGCTTTGAGAACAAATTTTACCCTTTTGTTGTCTTGCATGCCTCAGAGGATGTGGAAATTGCAGAAAGCGTGCGAGTTAGACTGGAATCattaggggtggtggggggtgcaaCGTTTTGTGGGGACTTCTCTATCCCGGGACAGTCTCCAATAAAGTGCATTGAAGATGCAATTAACAACTCTGCCTTCAcaatcctcctcctcacaaacaaTTTTAAGACACGCTGGGCAGACTACGAGACCAATATGGTCCTGATGCATTCAATCAATAATGAGCACAAGTACAACACAGTCATTCCACTGCTACCGAAGGAGGATTGGTTGCGTGAAAATGAGATCCCTTTTGCACTGAACGTAATCCATGGTCTGGATGAGAATTCCAAATACTTTGAGAGGTATGTAAAAAAGACGTTTCGTAAATGTGTACTTGAAAAGCATAAAAAAGTCTGGCTCAGTGAGCAATGTCAAAAACAGACTCAAGAAAAAATAAAACAGGTCGAGAGAGATGTTCAGCGTGCCCAGGAAGCTGTATCAGCTCGAAATGAGTATATGCAACTTTGCAATCAACTAGCCCTGATGCAACAACGTTATCAATTCTTCCAGCTATCACCAACAACTCCACCGCATCCAGGATCTGCTGCAGTTAATGGGCAGGCACAGCCCATGTTAAACCCACCTCTGTATCCAGGCTTTGGTTTCTCTGGTGTATATCCACCAGGCTTTAATTATCCCCTACCACCGGGCTTTGATTATCCCCTACCGCCGATGTTACCTAACCAACAAAATTGCAACCCGCATCCTGCCTTCTGCCAATTTATGCAACCACCGTTTCAGCCCTTGAATCCTGGCAATAGCCAGGTAGGTCAGAATGTAACTGTCAGTAGTTCTGCACAGCAGCAAGGCCAAGGCCCCAACATAATCCAGATTCAGCACGCCACAAATGTACAGATAGGGGACTCCAACCAGATGACAATAACTGAATCCACTGAGAGCAGTGAAAGCACAgatggtgaagaggaggaggatggtgaccACAATTAG